A window of the Aquimarina spinulae genome harbors these coding sequences:
- a CDS encoding cadherin domain-containing protein translates to MKTIKLLLLCTAILLLSCSKDDAPAITPVNNAPEIKAQSFNASESVTDTDVLGTVEATDADKEELSYSITANSDNLFEITKAGALSLVTGKTLDFETKTTHEITVEVTDGKAKAAAKITITVIDVDENMPPVIADQTFSVAENINATDVIGTIVATDPDGDNLTYTLTNPDNPTTAFIIEDDKIKLSQGESLDFETTTSHVVTITASDGILTASAQITINVTDVVETSTVTVSTFAGNSSGYVDGTGTAARFALPSGCTVDSHGNLFIADGTNHSIRKVTPAGVVTTFAGGSPGYADGTGTAAKFNYPYDIAIDANDNLYIADSNNNRIRKITPAGVVTTLAGSGASGSANGTGTAARFNGPRGVAVDASGNVYVSDYGNHRIRKVTPTGVVTNLAGGPVGFADGTGLNARFNHPSGLTVNSNGDIYVCDNSNHRVRKITPAGVVATIVGNGTAGFLDNTGTSARFSYPRDITVDANDNLYVTDFGNRRVRKITPAKVVTTIAGNGATGSADGNGPSATFNSAYGIAFAGSGIFYVTDNGSSRIRKIVISNNH, encoded by the coding sequence ATGAAAACTATAAAACTACTGTTGCTATGTACAGCAATATTACTACTATCCTGTAGTAAAGATGATGCCCCTGCTATTACACCGGTTAATAATGCCCCAGAGATCAAGGCACAATCTTTTAATGCCTCAGAGTCGGTAACAGATACAGATGTATTAGGTACTGTAGAAGCTACCGATGCAGATAAAGAGGAGCTAAGCTATAGCATTACTGCAAACAGCGATAATCTATTCGAAATCACTAAAGCAGGAGCATTAAGCCTAGTAACAGGAAAAACATTAGATTTTGAAACCAAAACTACACACGAAATCACTGTAGAAGTAACCGATGGTAAAGCCAAAGCAGCTGCAAAAATAACAATTACGGTTATCGATGTAGATGAAAATATGCCCCCTGTTATTGCAGATCAAACATTTAGTGTGGCAGAAAATATAAATGCAACAGATGTAATAGGTACTATTGTAGCAACTGATCCAGATGGCGATAATTTGACTTATACACTTACTAATCCAGATAACCCTACAACGGCATTTATTATTGAAGATGATAAGATAAAACTATCCCAAGGAGAGTCGTTAGATTTTGAAACTACAACTAGTCATGTTGTAACCATTACCGCAAGTGATGGAATACTTACGGCATCTGCACAGATTACTATTAATGTTACGGATGTAGTAGAAACAAGTACCGTAACAGTGAGTACTTTTGCAGGAAACTCTTCTGGGTATGTTGATGGTACGGGTACTGCAGCAAGATTTGCGCTTCCTTCAGGATGTACAGTAGATAGCCATGGTAATCTCTTTATTGCAGATGGAACTAATCATAGTATTCGTAAAGTTACCCCAGCTGGAGTAGTTACAACCTTTGCAGGAGGTTCTCCAGGATATGCTGATGGTACAGGTACTGCAGCAAAATTTAATTATCCATATGATATTGCTATAGATGCAAATGATAATCTTTATATAGCAGATTCTAATAACAATCGTATTCGTAAAATTACTCCTGCAGGAGTAGTAACTACACTTGCAGGTTCTGGGGCATCTGGATCAGCAAATGGTACAGGTACTGCAGCAAGATTTAATGGTCCTAGAGGGGTAGCAGTTGATGCTTCAGGGAATGTCTATGTTTCAGACTATGGGAATCATCGTATTCGTAAAGTTACTCCAACGGGAGTAGTAACAAATCTTGCAGGAGGACCTGTAGGTTTTGCAGATGGTACAGGACTTAATGCAAGGTTTAATCATCCATCTGGATTAACAGTAAACAGTAACGGAGATATATACGTATGTGATAACTCTAATCATCGCGTTCGTAAAATTACTCCAGCAGGAGTAGTAGCTACTATTGTAGGGAATGGTACAGCAGGTTTTCTTGATAATACAGGTACTTCTGCAAGATTTAGCTACCCTAGAGATATTACTGTAGATGCCAATGACAATTTGTACGTAACAGATTTTGGTAATCGTAGAGTTCGTAAAATCACACCTGCCAAAGTAGTTACTACTATTGCAGGTAATGGAGCTACAGGTTCTGCAGATGGTAATGGACCATCAGCAACATTCAATTCGGCTTATGGTATTGCTTTTGCAGGTTCAGGAATTTTTTATGTAACCGATAATGGAAGTAGCCGTATTCGTAAAATTGTCATTTCTAATAATCATTAA